One genomic window of Undibacterium cyanobacteriorum includes the following:
- a CDS encoding response regulator transcription factor, translated as MSFGESYFYSLHYQVPSALLELEPNIQLISEDFTDVDLSFSGLIWFHLAPGATIAAQTATIRKCLPHGKLVIMSDLPSDLEALAAFSIMAKAYCNTHSGMSVLANVASVVLQGGIWIGEAIMHRLLENQVPAQDIAKVVNTKWDNILTTREREVAVMVANGLPNRVIAEKMSITERTVKAHVGAVLEKLGLKSRLQLALLVKES; from the coding sequence ATGAGTTTTGGTGAAAGCTATTTTTACTCGTTGCATTATCAGGTTCCCTCGGCGCTCCTCGAGCTTGAACCCAATATTCAGCTGATTAGCGAAGATTTTACTGATGTCGACTTGAGTTTCTCTGGCTTGATTTGGTTTCATCTTGCGCCAGGGGCGACCATTGCCGCTCAAACCGCGACGATTCGCAAATGCCTCCCGCATGGCAAACTGGTTATCATGAGTGACCTGCCAAGTGACCTTGAAGCACTCGCCGCGTTTTCTATCATGGCTAAGGCCTATTGCAATACACATTCAGGAATGAGTGTGCTAGCGAATGTCGCGAGTGTAGTGTTGCAGGGCGGTATCTGGATTGGCGAGGCGATCATGCATCGCTTGCTTGAAAATCAAGTGCCAGCACAAGATATCGCTAAAGTCGTCAATACGAAATGGGATAACATTTTGACTACTCGCGAGCGAGAGGTTGCGGTGATGGTGGCAAATGGTTTGCCGAATCGCGTTATCGCCGAAAAAATGTCGATCACCGAGCGCACGGTAAAGGCGCATGTCGGTGCAGTTCTGGAGAAATTGGGCTTAAAAAGTCGCCTCCAACTCGCATTATTAGTTAAAGAAAGTTAA